From one Botrytis cinerea B05.10 chromosome 7, complete sequence genomic stretch:
- the Bcsox1 gene encoding Bcsox1, with the protein MTESESNIHHANGMHGPTGRSDARHPSILHPDLEIRSSDELPDPNELELEEELDGWHGYIEWEKYPERKQKVKEFMKKFKFPSAPEFQLVPLPKTNPVLEGVRWKQYHYALGRKTKDMPAESWLFVEKEKSPDMIHVLQFPYNGEPPRNRLVESAITSNEDHFVRNHGGIPEIDEDSYFFDVAGLVNNPKRITLKDLKDETIFPRQSNVVTIQCSGTRRIEQINQYPGDGDELINAPWGEGAIGTARWTGVSLKKVIKYCGGLKDPSGTYHLEFLGADTYFKKGEVYNYAVSVPWRKVKINEVLLAWEMNGEPLPKIHGFPLRAVVFGYIGARSCKWLTRINVLPHESLGPVQKKEYLYYNSQVGKHNATYSSGFSIQDMPVSSAIMSPIDMDQIVHDGTIKMRGWAYSGGGHWPVRVEVSGDGGNIWYEVPYENLSEKYYHAWRLWEIDLPVDAEGWLELVVRCWDNSMNTQPTFVRSTWNWDLHVTSSCHRIKVFSINKSRPKTAARLQMYEKLGVPFLPITQPGPFELEEDDAYDAEMEARAGRDPLE; encoded by the exons ATGACAGAATCTGAATCGAACATCCACCATGCAAATGGCATGCATGGTCCAACCGGTAGAAGTGATGCTAGACATCCAAGTATACTACATCCAGATCTTGAGATACGTTCCAGTGATGAATTGCCAGACCCAAATgaattggagttggaggaagAGTTAGATGGTTGGCACGGATATATCGAATGGGAAAAATATCCTGAGCGAAAGCAGAAAGTGAAAGAATTTATGAAGAAGTTTAAGTTTCCTTCG GCACCCGAGTTTCAATTAGTTCCCTTACCAAAAACCAATCCCGTACTAGAAGGCGTGAGATGGAAACAGTATCATTATGCATTGGGCAGGAAGACGAAAGATATGCCAGCAGAGAGTTGGCTGTTtgtggagaaggaaaagtcTCCAGACATGATTCATGTTTTACAGTTTCCATACAACGGAGAACCCCCTCGA AATCGACTCGTTGAATCGGCCATAACTTCGAATGAAGATCATTTTGTACGGAATCATGGTGGAATTCCTGAGATTGACGAAGATTCTTACTTCTTCGATGTTGCTGGTTTGGTGAATAATCCGAAACGTATtactttgaaagatttgaaggatgAAACCATCTTTCCGAGACAGAGTAACGTGGTCACGATCCAATGTTCAGGGACCAGAAGAATTGAGCAAATTAATCAGTATCCTGGTGACGGAGATGAACTTATCAACGCACCC TGGGGAGAAGGAGCTATTGGAACCGCACGATGGACGGGTGTATCCCTCAAGAAAGTGATCAAATACTGCGGCGGTCTCAAAGACCCATCAGGAACTTATCATCTTGAATTTCTCGGCGCAGATACCTACTTCAAAAAGGGAGAAGTATACAACTACGCTGTATCTGTTCCCTGGCGCAAGGTGAAAATCAACGAGGTTCTTCTCGCCTGGGAAATGAACGGGGAGCCACTGCCTAAAATCCATGGCTTTCCATTACGTGCTGTGGTATTTGGCTATATCGGCGCTCGCTCGTGTAAATGGCTTACCAGAATTAACGTTCTCCCCCATGAATCTCTTGGTCCGgtgcaaaagaaagaatactTGTATTACAATTCTCAAGTTGGAAAACATAATGCAACTTACAGTTCTGGGTTTAGTATTCAAGATATGCCAGTAAGCTCAGCGATCATGAGCCCCATAGATATGGATCAGATAGTGCATGACGGGACTATAAAAATGAGGGGATGGGCATATAGTGGGGGTGGACATTGGCCGGTGAGAGTAGAGGTTAGTGGGGATGGAGGGAATATTTGGTACGAGGTGCCTTATGAGAACTTGAGCGAAAAGTACTACCATGCCTGGAGATTATGGGAGATTGATCTTCCAGTCGATGCCGAAGGATGGTTAGAGTTGGTAGTTAGGTGTTGGGATAACTCGATGAACACACAACCTACCTTTGTGAGATCTACTTG GAATTGGGATCTTCATGTCACTTCTTCTTGTCATCGAATCAAGGTCTTTAGCATCAATAAATCGAGACCAAAGACAGCAGCAAGATTGCAAATGTATGAGAAATTGGGAGTACCATTCCTGCCAATCACGCAGCCTGGGCCTTTTGAGCTGGAGGAAGATGACGCTTATGATGCAGAGATGGAAGCTAGAGCTGGCCGAGATCCTTTAGAgtaa